The Nostoc sp. 'Lobaria pulmonaria (5183) cyanobiont' genome window below encodes:
- a CDS encoding metal-sensing transcriptional repressor → MNGSNRLGKESLPTSQQVEHSHHHDTDHEHTDPTHGTGESAHPHIHSEESLRRIVNRLSRIEGHVRGIKSMVQQSSPCPDVLLQIAAVRGALDRVARIVLDEHLTECIGRAAQEGNIDVEIKQLKAALDRFLP, encoded by the coding sequence ATGAATGGATCAAACCGATTAGGTAAGGAATCCTTGCCAACATCCCAGCAAGTAGAACATTCCCACCATCACGATACAGACCACGAGCATACAGATCCTACTCATGGAACTGGAGAGTCAGCTCATCCTCATATCCATAGCGAAGAGTCTTTACGGCGAATTGTCAATCGATTATCGCGTATAGAAGGACATGTTCGAGGTATTAAGTCAATGGTGCAGCAAAGTAGCCCTTGTCCTGATGTTCTACTGCAAATTGCCGCAGTCCGGGGCGCATTGGATCGGGTAGCGCGAATTGTTTTGGATGAACATTTGACTGAGTGTATTGGTAGAGCCGCACAAGAGGGTAATATTGACGTTGAAATTAAACAGTTAAAGGCTGCTTTAGATCGATTTTTACCTTAA
- the menH gene encoding 2-succinyl-6-hydroxy-2,4-cyclohexadiene-1-carboxylate synthase yields the protein MILKNYQFHYSLTGSLDKPLILFLHGFMGNIDEFNEAIKLLVNEFSYLTLDLPGHGKTQVLGEEEYYTIANTAHALINLLDELKIAKCFLVGYSMGGRLALYLTLHFPERFHKVVLESASPGLPTAAEQLERIKIDTQIGRKLTKIWKKSDYTAFLSNWYNQPIFGYIKSHPEYDRMVESRLQNNPQELDKSLRFIGTGCQPSLWEKLQCNTTPMLLLVGEYDQKFISINTEMAKICEFAQIKIISNAGHNIHFENTLAFVDNIKSFLSAAN from the coding sequence ATGATTCTAAAAAATTATCAATTTCATTATTCTTTAACTGGCAGTTTAGATAAACCACTAATTCTGTTTTTGCATGGCTTCATGGGTAACATTGATGAATTTAATGAAGCTATAAAATTACTAGTTAACGAATTTTCTTATTTAACACTTGATCTTCCAGGACACGGCAAAACTCAAGTTTTGGGTGAGGAGGAATACTATACAATAGCAAACACTGCTCATGCTTTAATCAACTTACTGGATGAGTTAAAAATTGCTAAATGCTTTTTAGTTGGTTATTCAATGGGTGGTAGATTGGCTTTATACCTAACCCTGCATTTTCCAGAACGTTTTCATAAAGTTGTGCTTGAGTCAGCTTCTCCAGGTTTACCAACAGCAGCAGAACAATTAGAACGGATTAAAATTGATACACAAATAGGTAGAAAATTAACAAAAATCTGGAAAAAAAGTGATTATACTGCTTTTCTATCAAATTGGTATAATCAACCGATTTTTGGTTATATAAAAAGTCACCCTGAATACGATCGCATGGTAGAAAGTCGGTTGCAAAATAATCCACAGGAATTAGATAAATCACTGCGCTTTATCGGTACTGGATGTCAACCTTCTTTATGGGAAAAGCTACAATGCAATACAACTCCCATGCTTTTACTAGTCGGTGAATACGATCAAAAATTTATATCTATTAATACAGAAATGGCTAAAATATGTGAATTTGCTCAGATAAAAATAATTAGTAATGCTGGACACAATATCCACTTTGAAAATACCTTGGCATTTGTGGATAATATCAAAAGTTTTTTGTCCGCAGCAAATTAA
- a CDS encoding glycoside hydrolase family 24 protein produces the protein MYLLQWYIGDLRSPSDPIFESKQPPLVMKQGDPYIRALMRTISASEASGNRPYSLLYGGQQVNDLSRHPEICVTIITGPNIGNCSTAAGRYQIINITWYRLAPRYHPKPMRMMFWTAYSFEAEYQDVVVYRWLNDSNVWGADISQLLRQGKLNDVLRRLSPTWTSLGYGIETNSVSNSLPKVYQKMLQEELTAAKQPTAPNLPPSPTPSSKAVKK, from the coding sequence GTGTATTTATTGCAATGGTATATTGGAGACTTGCGATCGCCTTCCGATCCCATCTTTGAAAGTAAACAGCCGCCTTTGGTCATGAAACAGGGCGATCCCTACATCCGCGCTTTAATGCGAACTATCTCGGCAAGTGAGGCTAGTGGAAACCGTCCCTATTCGCTGTTGTATGGGGGACAGCAAGTCAACGACCTCAGCCGACATCCTGAGATATGCGTCACAATTATTACAGGCCCCAACATAGGTAATTGTTCTACCGCTGCTGGCAGATATCAAATTATCAACATTACTTGGTATCGTTTAGCCCCTCGTTATCACCCAAAGCCGATGCGGATGATGTTTTGGACTGCTTATAGTTTTGAAGCAGAATATCAAGATGTAGTAGTTTACCGTTGGTTAAATGATTCTAATGTTTGGGGAGCTGATATTTCGCAACTGTTGCGTCAGGGAAAGTTAAATGATGTTTTGCGGCGACTATCTCCCACTTGGACAAGTTTGGGATATGGCATAGAAACTAATTCTGTTAGTAACTCTTTGCCTAAGGTTTATCAAAAAATGTTGCAAGAAGAATTGACCGCAGCTAAACAACCAACAGCCCCGAATTTGCCACCATCCCCAACTCCTTCTAGTAAGGCAGTAAAGAAGTAG